A portion of the Luxibacter massiliensis genome contains these proteins:
- a CDS encoding 8-oxo-dGTP diphosphatase, which translates to MSRKNHKMIDGRLLQTNKKYSQLKMKQKEKIAEWMFQATRDYYMKKCTFPSDKHLEEVVDSVYEKIEDAEIWIPYGEVFKHYKSKRSDINKRVRKSLNEKEESQIEKVCFMNMCMIQDHKGNVLALDKVNDSYTGTTFPGGHVEANEIFQKSMIREVWEETGLTVEAPKLGGLYHWHKSGVHYVITLYKADKFTGELKSSEEGRVYWIPLEELKTKELATGMEHVLRILESEKVDECYMHLEADGYVGDLY; encoded by the coding sequence ATGTCACGGAAAAACCATAAGATGATAGATGGGAGATTACTGCAAACGAATAAGAAGTATTCCCAGTTAAAAATGAAGCAGAAAGAAAAGATTGCGGAATGGATGTTTCAGGCAACCAGAGATTATTATATGAAAAAATGTACTTTTCCGAGTGACAAACATCTGGAAGAAGTGGTGGATTCTGTTTATGAAAAAATTGAAGATGCAGAAATCTGGATTCCGTATGGAGAGGTCTTCAAGCATTATAAATCCAAACGATCGGATATCAACAAACGTGTCAGAAAATCTCTGAATGAAAAAGAAGAGAGTCAGATTGAGAAGGTCTGTTTTATGAATATGTGTATGATTCAGGATCATAAAGGGAATGTACTGGCTCTGGATAAAGTAAATGATAGCTATACCGGTACAACTTTTCCAGGCGGTCACGTAGAAGCAAATGAGATTTTTCAGAAATCTATGATTCGGGAAGTCTGGGAAGAAACAGGACTTACGGTTGAAGCACCGAAGCTTGGAGGATTATATCATTGGCATAAGAGCGGAGTGCACTATGTTATTACCTTGTATAAAGCGGATAAGTTTACCGGAGAATTAAAGAGTTCTGAGGAAGGAAGAGTTTATTGGATTCCGCTGGAAGAGTTAAAAACAAAAGAACTTGCTACAGGTATGGAACACGTTTTGCGGATTCTGGAATCAGAGAAGGTGGACGAGTGCTATATGCATCTGGAAGCAGATGGATATGTGGGAGACTTGTATTAA
- a CDS encoding helix-turn-helix domain-containing protein encodes MNFSDKIKFQREQNHLTQKELAELVGVSQRAIAAYESSGTIARISTMRKLAHALNVSYDYLKHDEITDPSYGIEKMDYIDEVNGQLGEKGARDINEILEANRALFAGGELDEEAKDAFYQAVTKAYLSCKMEAKKTFGRKKKNTETESDS; translated from the coding sequence ATGAATTTTTCAGACAAGATTAAATTTCAACGAGAACAGAATCATCTGACGCAGAAAGAACTTGCAGAACTGGTCGGCGTATCACAGCGTGCAATCGCAGCTTATGAAAGTTCCGGCACCATCGCACGAATCTCTACTATGAGAAAGCTCGCTCATGCATTAAATGTCTCTTATGATTATTTAAAACATGACGAGATTACAGATCCTTCTTATGGAATTGAAAAAATGGATTATATTGATGAAGTCAATGGACAGCTTGGTGAAAAAGGAGCCAGGGACATCAATGAGATTCTCGAAGCCAACCGTGCTCTTTTCGCTGGTGGCGAACTTGACGAAGAAGCAAAAGATGCTTTCTATCAAGCTGTAACCAAAGCATATCTTTCCTGTAAGATGGAAGCTAAAAAGACATTTGGACGGAAAAAGAAAAACACTGAAACGGAAAGTGATTCATAG
- a CDS encoding MobC family plasmid mobilization relaxosome protein produces the protein MAERKRNKEIHFYVTEEERKLIRRKMIESKTKNMGAYLRKMAIDGYIVNTDTTPLKKQYEEMHKIGVNINQIAKKVNTTGDLYPEEMKELKEMVKELWHILRSSPLK, from the coding sequence ATGGCTGAAAGAAAGCGAAACAAAGAAATCCATTTTTATGTCACAGAAGAAGAACGAAAGCTTATCCGCAGAAAGATGATAGAATCAAAAACAAAAAACATGGGAGCTTATCTGCGCAAAATGGCAATCGACGGTTACATCGTCAACACTGATACAACTCCACTGAAGAAACAATATGAGGAAATGCACAAGATTGGCGTAAATATCAATCAGATTGCAAAAAAGGTAAATACCACCGGAGATCTATATCCAGAGGAAATGAAAGAATTGAAAGAGATGGTGAAAGAACTATGGCATATATTAAGATCTTCCCCATTAAAGTAA
- a CDS encoding sigma factor-like helix-turn-helix DNA-binding protein yields the protein MEKRKYTFYDRYQKVKYANITAEELEVLNISYNKEHYMFDQQHQRNNTVLFCGLESENGCATDFIADSGRDIASDITTEIFFKELFSDLTEKEKKIVSDYFIMGKQVKETAEELGISTRQVSRDKNSALAKMLKRMKAAGYESYAEAAGVFLQESDYIPTQMETQNSIMKKRTGEVRLPSDHNGNK from the coding sequence ATGGAAAAAAGAAAATACACATTTTACGACAGATACCAGAAGGTGAAATACGCTAATATTACTGCAGAGGAGCTGGAAGTTCTTAATATTTCTTATAATAAGGAACATTATATGTTTGATCAGCAGCATCAGAGAAATAATACAGTATTATTTTGTGGTTTAGAGTCAGAAAACGGTTGTGCGACAGACTTTATCGCAGATAGCGGACGTGACATTGCATCGGATATCACAACCGAGATCTTCTTCAAAGAACTCTTCAGTGATCTGACAGAGAAAGAAAAGAAAATCGTGAGCGATTATTTTATTATGGGAAAACAGGTTAAGGAAACAGCAGAGGAACTGGGCATCAGCACACGTCAGGTGAGTAGAGACAAAAACAGTGCTTTGGCAAAAATGTTAAAGAGAATGAAAGCAGCTGGATATGAATCATATGCTGAGGCGGCAGGTGTATTTCTGCAGGAAAGTGATTATATTCCAACACAGATGGAGACGCAGAATTCTATTATGAAGAAAAGGACCGGAGAAGTGAGACTGCCATCGGATCATAATGGTAATAAATAA
- the dinB gene encoding DNA polymerase IV: MSRTILHSDMNCFYASVEMLHHPELAGKPMAVGGDPKARHGIVLTANYIAKRAGVKTGMALWQARQVCPEIIFVPPRMDLYLRFSRMAQEIYSEYTDQREPFGIDESWLDVTASTSVKGDGMKIAKEISSRIKYELGVTVSIGVSWNKIFAKLGSDYKKPDAITEFSKDNYKDIAWKLPVGDLLMVGRSTERTMKKLGICTIGDLAGAEPSILETYLGKMGLVLHTFANGWDETPVSVEGYKAPIKSIGNSTTTPRDLVSELDVKIILMALSESVGARLRENGFQCRTVEISIRDNGLYHFTRQCKLDRASNLTEEIARTAFELFQKNYNWEHPIRSLGVRGCDLVSEEMPYQLDLFMDETKREKIKKMDQVVDEIRGRFGYQSIQRAFMYQDKILAQLNAKEHTVHPQAYFHG, from the coding sequence ATGAGCAGGACAATTCTTCATTCAGATATGAATTGCTTTTACGCAAGTGTCGAGATGTTGCATCATCCGGAACTTGCCGGAAAGCCGATGGCAGTTGGGGGCGATCCGAAAGCAAGACATGGAATTGTGCTGACTGCGAATTATATTGCAAAGCGAGCCGGAGTAAAAACAGGTATGGCATTGTGGCAGGCAAGGCAGGTTTGCCCGGAAATAATTTTTGTACCGCCTCGCATGGATCTTTATTTGAGGTTTTCCAGAATGGCACAGGAGATTTACAGTGAATACACAGATCAGAGAGAACCATTTGGGATTGATGAAAGCTGGCTGGATGTAACTGCCAGCACTTCTGTCAAGGGAGACGGAATGAAGATTGCAAAAGAGATCAGCAGTCGGATTAAATATGAACTAGGTGTTACCGTAAGTATTGGTGTTTCCTGGAATAAGATATTTGCAAAGCTCGGTTCTGATTATAAAAAGCCAGATGCCATTACAGAGTTTTCCAAAGACAATTACAAGGATATTGCATGGAAACTTCCAGTAGGAGATTTACTTATGGTCGGACGAAGTACTGAACGGACGATGAAGAAACTTGGCATTTGTACGATTGGAGATTTGGCAGGAGCAGAACCTTCTATATTAGAAACATATCTTGGAAAGATGGGATTGGTACTTCATACCTTTGCAAATGGATGGGATGAAACTCCAGTTTCGGTAGAAGGATATAAAGCACCAATCAAGTCTATCGGGAACAGCACAACAACGCCAAGAGATCTTGTTAGTGAATTGGATGTCAAGATTATTTTGATGGCTCTTTCAGAGAGTGTAGGAGCCAGGCTGCGTGAAAATGGTTTTCAATGCAGGACAGTAGAAATCTCGATTCGGGATAATGGTCTGTATCATTTCACGAGACAGTGCAAGCTGGACAGGGCAAGTAATCTTACAGAAGAAATTGCCAGAACTGCATTTGAGTTATTTCAGAAAAATTATAACTGGGAACATCCGATTCGTAGTCTTGGTGTTCGAGGATGTGATCTGGTATCAGAAGAGATGCCTTATCAGCTTGATTTATTTATGGATGAAACAAAAAGAGAAAAAATCAAAAAGATGGACCAGGTGGTAGATGAGATCCGTGGAAGGTTTGGCTATCAGAGTATTCAGAGAGCATTTATGTATCAGGATAAGATACTGGCACAGCTGAATGCTAAGGAACATACGGTTCATCCACAAGCATATTTTCATGGATAG
- a CDS encoding SIMPL domain-containing protein, with amino-acid sequence MLKDLFEKLGFQRKDLKTVYFNVDTEYESYQDRDKSWKRRFEGYKYIHHMKIEFASDNKKLGQVLYALAHSSLKPEFSIEYTVADVEKCKNELLHKAIEDSIQKAQVLTTAANVKLDEIQAIDYSWGEIDFVTKPLNEMRLMECTECEMSAPGAYDIDIEADDINVTDTVTVIWEIA; translated from the coding sequence CTGCTCAAGGATTTATTTGAAAAACTTGGATTTCAGAGAAAAGACCTTAAAACAGTATATTTTAATGTTGATACAGAATATGAAAGCTATCAGGACAGGGATAAGAGTTGGAAGCGAAGATTTGAGGGATATAAGTATATTCATCATATGAAAATAGAGTTTGCTTCTGATAACAAAAAGCTGGGACAGGTGCTATATGCTTTGGCACATAGTTCATTAAAACCGGAGTTTTCTATTGAATATACTGTAGCTGATGTAGAAAAATGTAAAAATGAGCTGTTACATAAAGCGATTGAGGATTCCATTCAAAAGGCACAGGTACTTACGACAGCAGCGAATGTGAAACTGGATGAAATACAGGCAATTGATTATTCATGGGGAGAGATAGATTTTGTAACAAAGCCATTGAATGAAATGAGATTAATGGAGTGTACGGAATGTGAAATGAGTGCACCGGGAGCATATGATATAGATATTGAGGCAGATGATATTAATGTTACTGATACGGTAACTGTAATATGGGAAATTGCATAA
- a CDS encoding helix-turn-helix domain-containing protein produces MSKSKVAYEKKIEIVRDYLNGRVGYKESIRRANNSAASFRRWVHLYEEKGAAGLLPNSKNNIYPEEVKRKAVQEYLSGNGSLEYICEKYEIRSTDQLRKWIKVYNAHGDFNSVRFSGGGSYMKQGRETTQEERIEIAKDCIASGKNYGEMALKYQVSYQQVRTWTLRFEQMGAAGLEDRRGRRKKDQTPRTELEKAQIEIEQLKHKLYLAEMENALLKKLDEIERRDAWKK; encoded by the coding sequence ATGTCCAAAAGCAAGGTGGCATACGAAAAGAAAATAGAGATCGTGCGGGACTACCTGAATGGTCGAGTGGGGTATAAAGAAAGTATACGGCGAGCAAATAACAGTGCGGCGTCATTCCGCCGCTGGGTGCATTTGTATGAAGAAAAGGGAGCGGCGGGACTCCTGCCAAATTCCAAGAACAATATATATCCGGAAGAAGTAAAGCGAAAAGCAGTCCAGGAATACCTTTCTGGTAATGGTAGCTTGGAATATATCTGTGAAAAATATGAGATCAGATCAACAGACCAACTTCGCAAATGGATAAAGGTGTATAATGCTCATGGAGACTTCAACTCAGTCAGGTTTTCCGGAGGAGGAAGCTACATGAAGCAAGGCAGAGAAACCACACAGGAAGAGCGCATTGAAATTGCTAAGGATTGCATTGCCAGTGGGAAAAACTATGGAGAAATGGCTCTAAAATATCAGGTGAGCTATCAACAGGTACGGACCTGGACACTTAGGTTTGAGCAGATGGGCGCGGCAGGGTTGGAAGATCGGCGAGGCCGCCGGAAAAAAGACCAAACTCCCCGCACTGAACTGGAAAAAGCCCAAATCGAAATTGAGCAACTCAAGCACAAGCTGTATCTGGCAGAAATGGAGAATGCTTTGCTAAAAAAATTGGACGAGATAGAGAGGAGAGATGCTTGGAAGAAGTGA
- a CDS encoding ImmA/IrrE family metallo-endopeptidase — translation MSSKCIRDTVNKVKTKYQESDPYRLAAAMHIIVKKLPLGTDPNCCKGFCMRECRKTCIVINSDLPEIIQQIILIHEIGHALLHQKTLQIKCFHDFELFDGVSQCEYEANCFAADYLLEDEDVLEMLNADMSFFQAATELKVPPELLDFKFRMMKRSGVQIVDSPITSNSDFLKDIPTSGIIENY, via the coding sequence ATGAGTTCAAAATGTATAAGAGACACTGTTAATAAAGTAAAAACAAAATATCAGGAAAGTGATCCGTACCGCCTTGCAGCCGCTATGCATATTATTGTTAAGAAGCTTCCGCTTGGAACTGATCCAAACTGTTGTAAAGGCTTCTGTATGCGGGAATGTCGAAAGACCTGCATCGTCATTAACAGCGATCTGCCGGAAATCATACAGCAGATTATCCTGATCCACGAGATTGGGCACGCACTCCTTCATCAGAAAACCCTTCAGATCAAGTGTTTTCATGATTTTGAATTATTCGATGGAGTATCACAATGTGAATATGAAGCGAATTGCTTTGCCGCTGATTATCTTCTGGAGGATGAAGATGTCCTGGAGATGCTTAACGCTGATATGTCCTTTTTCCAGGCTGCAACTGAACTGAAAGTTCCACCGGAACTTCTTGATTTCAAATTCCGAATGATGAAACGTAGCGGTGTTCAGATTGTAGATTCTCCGATTACTTCCAACAGTGACTTTTTAAAAGATATCCCTACTTCGGGAATAATAGAAAATTACTAA
- a CDS encoding IS3 family transposase yields the protein MRQRRTYQAIQECHQEQGFPIEAACKLLHVARSAYHKWATGKRSRRATENERLADQIEKIHSESPDKGYRRLNDDLRHDYGIRINDKRVLRICRARDIRSTVKYSNHGCTRRAKNPQYLAENLLDRQFYAEKPNEKWLTDVTEFKWYEGIEVHKVYLSAILDLYDRRIVSYVIGERNDNPLVFKTFDKAVKANPGAHPLFHSDRGFQYTNRTFHHKLVQAGMTQSMSRVAHCIDNGPMEGFWGILKRERYYGRRFTGKKELVQMIKHYIRYYNTRRVQRNLGVLTPMEKHELYLAA from the coding sequence GTGAGACAGCGCCGTACTTATCAAGCCATTCAGGAGTGCCACCAGGAGCAGGGGTTCCCCATTGAGGCAGCCTGCAAGCTACTCCATGTGGCCCGTTCCGCTTACCATAAGTGGGCCACTGGAAAGCGGAGCCGCAGAGCCACAGAGAATGAGCGGTTGGCAGATCAGATCGAGAAAATTCATTCTGAAAGCCCAGACAAGGGTTATCGTAGGCTCAATGATGATCTGCGCCATGACTACGGTATCCGCATCAATGACAAGAGAGTGCTTCGTATCTGCCGGGCCAGAGATATTCGGTCTACCGTGAAGTACAGTAACCACGGCTGTACCAGGCGAGCCAAGAACCCTCAGTATCTAGCTGAAAACCTACTGGATCGCCAGTTCTATGCGGAAAAGCCAAATGAAAAATGGCTGACCGATGTAACCGAGTTCAAATGGTATGAAGGTATTGAAGTACATAAAGTCTATCTCAGTGCCATTCTGGATCTCTATGATCGGCGTATTGTGTCCTATGTCATTGGTGAACGCAACGATAACCCTCTTGTATTCAAAACCTTTGATAAGGCTGTAAAGGCAAATCCAGGTGCTCACCCCTTGTTCCACAGTGACAGAGGCTTTCAGTATACAAACCGAACATTCCACCACAAACTCGTGCAGGCAGGGATGACACAAAGCATGTCCCGTGTGGCCCACTGCATTGACAACGGCCCCATGGAGGGGTTTTGGGGTATCTTAAAGCGGGAGCGCTACTACGGCAGACGCTTTACCGGCAAGAAGGAACTTGTCCAGATGATCAAACACTACATCCGCTACTACAACACCAGAAGAGTACAGCGAAACCTGGGTGTGCTGACACCCATGGAAAAGCACGAATTGTATCTCGCTGCATAA
- a CDS encoding ABC transporter permease yields the protein MLNLISCELLKLKRSKMVLISVAGVLSTPLLMLIEALQTHFDKPEIIFTLSDIYSDSVLYIMLLVNIMIYVAIAAYLFSREYTESTLKTILPIPISRTKLLIGKFCTLLLWIVMLTLVTWAGIFIVCGLYDAVFTLEGYSLLVAIVWLPKFLFGSILMFLTVSPFVFVAMKTKGFVAPMIGSAVIVMGSAALSNQEWGALYPWTATYFLVQGKLQSTGYPTLLSVSIIILVSAVGFLMTFHHFKKEDLK from the coding sequence TTGCTTAATCTTATTTCTTGTGAATTATTAAAACTAAAGCGTTCAAAAATGGTGCTAATTAGTGTGGCAGGGGTATTATCTACCCCACTTTTGATGTTAATAGAAGCCTTGCAAACACATTTTGATAAGCCGGAGATTATCTTTACCTTGTCTGACATATACAGCGACAGTGTACTGTATATCATGCTGCTGGTAAACATTATGATATATGTGGCAATTGCAGCTTACTTGTTTAGCAGAGAGTACACAGAAAGCACCCTCAAAACCATATTGCCCATACCCATTTCAAGGACAAAACTATTAATTGGAAAATTTTGCACCCTGCTTCTTTGGATTGTTATGCTAACCCTTGTAACATGGGCAGGTATATTTATCGTTTGTGGGCTATATGACGCTGTCTTTACATTGGAGGGATATAGCTTACTAGTGGCAATAGTATGGCTCCCCAAGTTTTTGTTTGGCAGTATCCTGATGTTTTTAACAGTTTCTCCTTTTGTGTTTGTTGCTATGAAAACAAAAGGATTTGTCGCCCCGATGATTGGCTCTGCCGTGATTGTCATGGGAAGTGCCGCACTTTCAAATCAAGAATGGGGAGCGTTGTATCCGTGGACAGCCACCTATTTCTTGGTGCAGGGTAAACTTCAGAGTACCGGCTATCCTACACTGCTGTCTGTATCTATTATTATTCTTGTATCAGCAGTTGGTTTTCTTATGACCTTTCATCATTTTAAAAAGGAGGATTTGAAATAA
- a CDS encoding relaxase/mobilization nuclease domain-containing protein, translated as MAYIKIFPIKVTDKKSLDYITNPDKTDEKLLVSSFGCSPETADLEFAMTREQTKKNGMDKGDNLAFHLIQSFKPGETDAETAHRLGQQFADEVLKGKYEYVISTHVDKNHIHNHIIFNAASFVDHHKYVSNKRSYHKICRISNHICHENGLATSMPTGEKGKSYKENMEYHRGTSWKAKLRVTVDKAIWTSINYEEFLQKMQLAGYEVRQGKHLSFRAPEQKNFTYMKSLGSYYSEENVRIRLSKNRSKVKTPKHLSREARLYINISTYVTAGNREGFEHWAKLNNLKEAARTFNYLSENNLLNYEDFQQHVSDIEASVKTADQRIAQINSDLSTQKVIQKHCDSYRLCRKVIEDCKSAKNPKAYRTKHQAEYQLHDALKKELQDLGVTKIPSSNKIQQQIENLESEQAATVREKQELQKKLKTLGIIQQNFTALLDAPEMQLPISGKEPTL; from the coding sequence ATGGCATATATTAAGATCTTCCCCATTAAAGTAACAGATAAGAAATCTCTGGACTATATCACGAATCCAGACAAGACTGATGAAAAACTACTTGTTTCCAGTTTTGGCTGTTCTCCTGAAACAGCTGATCTGGAATTTGCCATGACGAGAGAACAGACAAAAAAGAACGGAATGGATAAAGGTGATAACCTGGCATTTCATCTGATCCAGTCCTTTAAGCCTGGTGAAACAGATGCAGAAACCGCCCATCGCTTAGGACAGCAATTTGCAGATGAAGTACTGAAAGGAAAATATGAATACGTGATCAGCACTCATGTTGACAAAAATCACATTCATAATCACATCATCTTTAATGCAGCAAGTTTTGTTGATCATCACAAGTATGTTTCCAATAAGCGGAGCTACCATAAAATCTGCCGGATCAGTAATCACATTTGCCATGAAAATGGACTTGCCACCAGTATGCCAACCGGAGAAAAAGGTAAAAGCTATAAAGAGAACATGGAATATCATCGTGGCACCAGTTGGAAAGCCAAGCTACGTGTCACAGTTGATAAGGCAATCTGGACTTCCATCAACTATGAGGAATTTCTACAAAAAATGCAGTTAGCCGGATATGAAGTCCGCCAAGGAAAACACCTGTCCTTCCGTGCACCGGAGCAGAAGAACTTCACTTATATGAAATCTCTCGGAAGTTATTATAGTGAAGAAAATGTCCGCATCCGCTTATCAAAAAATCGTAGCAAAGTGAAAACTCCAAAGCATCTGTCCAGAGAAGCTCGCCTGTATATCAATATCTCCACGTATGTAACGGCAGGCAATCGAGAAGGATTTGAACATTGGGCAAAACTCAATAATCTAAAAGAAGCAGCCCGCACGTTCAATTATCTTTCTGAAAATAATCTGCTGAATTATGAAGACTTCCAACAGCATGTTTCTGACATTGAAGCTTCTGTTAAAACTGCTGATCAGAGAATAGCACAAATCAACAGTGATCTGAGCACACAGAAAGTCATTCAGAAACACTGTGATTCTTACCGGCTCTGCCGTAAAGTGATAGAAGACTGTAAATCTGCAAAAAATCCAAAAGCATACCGCACCAAGCATCAGGCAGAATACCAACTCCACGATGCACTAAAAAAAGAGCTTCAGGATCTCGGCGTTACCAAAATCCCAAGCTCTAATAAAATTCAGCAGCAGATTGAAAATCTTGAATCTGAACAGGCTGCTACCGTCCGGGAAAAACAGGAATTACAGAAAAAGCTGAAAACCCTAGGAATCATTCAGCAGAATTTCACTGCGCTACTCGATGCTCCAGAGATGCAACTTCCCATATCAGGAAAAGAGCCAACTCTTTAA
- a CDS encoding helix-turn-helix domain-containing protein: MYQDERKLDFKPLGIAIKKAREAKGWTQEYLAQLVDLTPRSIMYIENRGQHPRLNKFYLITTLLDISVDQFFFPCNEDGDNNRRKQVDVLLNDMEEKELIVMEATAQGLKKARETAE, encoded by the coding sequence ATGTACCAAGATGAAAGAAAACTTGATTTTAAGCCGTTAGGTATAGCGATAAAAAAAGCTCGGGAAGCAAAAGGGTGGACACAGGAATATCTTGCCCAACTGGTAGACCTTACGCCACGCTCTATTATGTATATAGAGAACAGGGGGCAGCACCCAAGGCTTAACAAATTTTATCTCATTACTACCTTGCTTGACATCTCTGTAGACCAGTTCTTTTTTCCATGCAATGAAGATGGCGACAACAATCGCCGCAAACAAGTTGATGTACTGTTGAATGATATGGAAGAAAAGGAGCTTATCGTGATGGAAGCTACGGCTCAAGGCTTGAAAAAGGCAAGAGAAACTGCGGAATAA
- a CDS encoding helix-turn-helix domain-containing protein — protein MNYISVKAASEKWGISERRIQKLCEENRIDGTEKFGRAWMIPKDAEKPVDGRMKTRNKQEENHGI, from the coding sequence ATGAATTACATTTCTGTGAAAGCCGCTTCTGAAAAATGGGGCATATCGGAAAGACGGATACAAAAATTATGTGAGGAAAATCGCATTGACGGAACTGAAAAATTTGGTCGTGCATGGATGATACCAAAAGATGCAGAAAAACCCGTTGATGGACGTATGAAAACAAGGAACAAACAGGAGGAGAATCATGGAATTTAA
- the bcrR gene encoding bacitracin resistance transcriptional activator BcrR, which produces MEFNEKLQQLRTGKNLTQEQLAEQLYVSRTAISKWESGKGYPNIESLKCISKFFSVTIDELLSGEELITLAETENRSNLKKIYSFIYGILDMMAVTFILLPLYGNLVDGYIYSVNLLSFTDTTPIYLAIYWIVFIVLIALGIAKLMCVCFEKESWSNIITKCSLVLSTLVICFFAAARQPYVTALMFLLFVAKIFVWIKQTQTK; this is translated from the coding sequence ATGGAATTTAATGAAAAGCTACAACAGCTTAGGACTGGAAAGAACTTAACGCAGGAACAACTTGCGGAGCAATTATATGTATCAAGAACAGCCATTTCAAAATGGGAAAGCGGCAAGGGTTACCCTAACATTGAGTCGCTCAAGTGTATTTCTAAATTCTTTTCTGTGACCATAGATGAACTGCTATCGGGCGAAGAACTGATTACACTTGCCGAAACTGAAAATCGTTCCAACTTGAAAAAAATTTACAGTTTCATTTATGGAATATTAGATATGATGGCGGTTACTTTTATACTTTTGCCGTTGTATGGTAACCTTGTTGACGGATATATTTATTCTGTCAATCTACTTTCATTTACAGACACTACCCCAATATATCTTGCAATCTATTGGATTGTTTTTATTGTTTTGATTGCACTTGGGATAGCGAAACTGATGTGTGTTTGTTTTGAAAAGGAATCATGGAGCAACATAATCACAAAATGCTCTCTCGTGCTGAGTACGCTTGTTATCTGCTTCTTCGCTGCGGCAAGACAACCCTATGTAACCGCCCTTATGTTTCTGCTATTTGTTGCTAAAATATTTGTCTGGATAAAGCAAACCCAAACAAAGTAA
- the bcrA gene encoding bacitracin ABC transporter ATP-binding protein BcrA — protein MDYIIETENLTKRYGTATVVDKVNLHVPKGKIYGLLGRNGAGKTTAMKMMLQLAFPTEGTVRLFGTNYKENIHTLYSKVGSIIETPGFYSNLTGYENLQILAKLRGGVSKSGVEKALEVVGLHKEKRKVFSDYSLGMKQRLGIAAAIMHEPELLILDEPINGLDPIGIVEIRSFLSELSHNHGITIFISSHVLSEIEQIADIIGVMHEGHLVEEVNISELHKRNRKYIQFDLSDSEIAGKILENHYHMTDFTVQDGTVRIYDFSQSVGEINREFARNGLLVTRINDSEENLEDYFSKLIGGGGIA, from the coding sequence ATGGATTATATCATTGAAACAGAAAATCTTACGAAGCGATACGGAACAGCCACCGTTGTCGATAAGGTAAATCTTCATGTGCCAAAGGGCAAAATTTATGGTTTGCTCGGCAGAAACGGAGCAGGCAAAACCACAGCAATGAAAATGATGTTGCAGCTTGCTTTCCCAACGGAGGGAACGGTACGCTTGTTTGGCACAAACTATAAGGAAAATATCCATACCCTTTATAGCAAAGTAGGCTCTATTATCGAAACACCGGGATTTTACAGTAATTTAACAGGGTATGAGAATTTGCAAATTCTCGCTAAACTGCGAGGGGGAGTATCTAAAAGTGGAGTAGAAAAAGCTCTTGAAGTTGTGGGGCTGCATAAGGAGAAAAGAAAAGTCTTTTCCGATTATTCCCTCGGAATGAAGCAACGGCTTGGTATTGCCGCCGCCATTATGCACGAGCCGGAGCTTTTAATACTTGACGAACCGATTAACGGACTTGACCCCATTGGAATAGTTGAAATACGCTCATTTTTATCTGAACTTAGTCACAATCATGGCATTACCATTTTTATCTCAAGCCATGTTTTAAGCGAGATTGAACAGATAGCAGATATTATCGGCGTTATGCACGAGGGGCATTTAGTAGAGGAAGTGAATATATCCGAGCTTCACAAAAGGAATCGAAAATACATTCAATTTGATTTATCTGACAGTGAGATAGCCGGAAAGATTTTAGAAAACCACTACCACATGACGGATTTTACAGTGCAGGACGGTACGGTGAGAATTTATGACTTTAGCCAAAGTGTTGGAGAAATCAATCGAGAATTTGCACGAAATGGACTGCTCGTGACAAGGATAAATGATAGTGAGGAAAACTTAGAGGACTACTTTTCTAAACTGATTGGAGGTGGCGGTATTGCTTAA